In one Thermodesulfobium acidiphilum genomic region, the following are encoded:
- a CDS encoding Eco57I restriction-modification methylase domain-containing protein encodes MNENLFKNLIKDIFEKSFDKVQFTKFLRNLLNDFEKDTFKYVGNYIPDSFEQYIKSFERIGKYKDNKKEIDLLVVHLKSETSLLRARTAQRNFIGWFLNGSRGGKLKDAALVAFVSPDQENWRFSLVKMEYRFDENGKVIEELSPARRYSFLVGKNESSHTAQSRFLPLLSPDKKPTLDDLEKAFSAERVTDEFFEKYKELFIKTVDEIEERVKTNESLRKEFEIKNINAVDFSKKLLGQIVFLYFLQKKGWLGVPKAKNWGEGDKNFLRSLFERCIEEKKNFFNDYLEYLFYDALNNERSSQADPSWHERLDCKIPFLNGGLFEPFGEYDWKNIDLLIPDDLFSNNAKEGILDIFDLFNFTVKEDEPLEKEVAVDPELLGKIYEKLNAIREDNFEEYKKALKSKGSENKFNKEYGVYYTPREIVHFMAQNALVEYLFENLKGKSQNLESLKEDLKAFIFHSEKFIENDKTAIEKGEKIEKGEQKSTKYTSKIPAFIQENAKTIDKLLEDIRILDPAVGSGAFPIGLMHEIVKAREVLNLYIGDETKTAYNFKRHSIQNSLYGVDIDKGAVEITRLRFWLSLVVDEEDLTQIKPLPNLDYKLVSGDSLSCIQKDLFKSFDTLEQLEDEYHTTTNLDRKRKLKRKIDEEIKELTDGHTEFDFEVYFSKVMRSGGFDIVIGNPPYIQLQKNAGLLAKKYKKFNYEVFNSMGDIYTLFYEKGINLLKEGGHLCFITSNKWMRAGYGEKLREFFIKQNPKILIDLGPGVFESATVDTNILLIQKKDNQNKLTATTLQKEDKKNILNAIDKKGILLEKLSKDAWFIGSSAEQRLKEKIERLGKPLKEWDVNIYRGIITGLNEAFIITTEKKDEILTNCKTEEERERTNKIIKPILRGRDIKRYYYEWAGLWVIVIPAGWTNNNKGNENAQSFIEKTFPSLMQHLKSFEAKAKKRDDKGDYWWELRHCAYYPEFEKEKVVWAEIVRQPQFYFDNEKFYVEATSFLMTGNNVKYICGLLNSGPVTYFFKNWYAGGGLGKEGYRYKKAFLENLPIPFITSSNSLLTKRIEDLLDKILVAKKENPQANTQAFEKEIDELVYKLYDLTEDEIRIIEGGR; translated from the coding sequence ATGAACGAAAATCTATTCAAAAATTTAATAAAAGATATCTTTGAAAAATCGTTTGATAAAGTTCAGTTCACAAAATTTTTAAGAAATCTTCTTAACGATTTTGAGAAAGATACTTTCAAATACGTTGGCAATTATATTCCCGACAGCTTTGAACAATATATTAAATCTTTTGAAAGAATTGGCAAATATAAAGATAATAAAAAAGAAATAGATCTATTAGTAGTTCATTTAAAAAGTGAAACCTCTCTATTAAGGGCAAGAACTGCTCAGAGAAATTTTATCGGATGGTTTTTAAACGGCAGTAGAGGCGGCAAACTTAAGGACGCAGCGCTCGTCGCTTTTGTATCGCCTGATCAAGAAAATTGGCGCTTTTCCTTAGTAAAAATGGAATACAGGTTTGATGAAAATGGCAAGGTGATAGAAGAGCTTAGCCCTGCAAGAAGATATTCATTTCTTGTTGGAAAAAATGAAAGCAGTCACACAGCACAGTCTCGCTTTCTACCCTTACTCTCACCCGATAAAAAGCCTACACTTGATGACCTAGAAAAGGCGTTCAGTGCAGAGCGCGTAACCGATGAATTTTTTGAAAAGTATAAAGAGCTATTTATAAAAACTGTAGACGAAATAGAAGAAAGAGTAAAGACTAACGAATCCCTAAGAAAAGAATTTGAAATCAAGAATATCAACGCTGTAGACTTTTCCAAGAAACTACTGGGTCAAATTGTATTTTTATATTTCTTACAAAAAAAGGGTTGGCTTGGCGTTCCTAAAGCAAAAAATTGGGGAGAAGGGGATAAAAATTTTCTGCGCTCACTATTTGAAAGATGTATTGAAGAAAAGAAAAACTTTTTTAACGACTACTTAGAATATCTTTTTTACGACGCCTTAAACAATGAAAGAAGCTCTCAGGCAGATCCTAGCTGGCATGAACGTTTAGACTGCAAGATACCGTTTTTAAACGGCGGTCTATTTGAACCATTTGGTGAATATGACTGGAAAAATATAGATCTATTAATACCAGATGATCTTTTTTCAAACAATGCCAAAGAAGGTATCCTGGACATATTTGATTTATTTAACTTTACGGTAAAAGAAGATGAACCGCTTGAAAAAGAGGTAGCAGTAGACCCAGAACTTTTAGGCAAAATCTATGAAAAGCTAAACGCAATAAGAGAGGACAATTTCGAAGAATATAAAAAAGCACTGAAGAGTAAAGGTTCGGAAAATAAGTTTAACAAAGAATATGGAGTCTACTACACCCCCAGAGAGATAGTGCACTTTATGGCACAAAACGCTCTTGTAGAGTATTTGTTTGAAAATCTTAAAGGTAAATCCCAAAATTTAGAAAGTCTGAAAGAAGATTTAAAAGCTTTTATTTTTCACTCTGAAAAGTTTATAGAAAATGATAAAACTGCAATAGAAAAGGGAGAAAAAATTGAAAAAGGAGAACAAAAAAGTACAAAATATACTTCAAAGATCCCCGCTTTTATACAGGAAAACGCTAAAACAATAGATAAGCTTTTAGAAGACATAAGAATATTAGATCCTGCTGTAGGTTCTGGAGCTTTCCCTATAGGTCTTATGCACGAAATCGTAAAGGCAAGAGAAGTCCTAAATTTATATATTGGCGACGAAACTAAAACTGCCTATAATTTCAAGCGCCACTCTATACAAAATTCTCTATACGGAGTAGATATAGATAAAGGTGCAGTTGAGATTACAAGGCTAAGATTCTGGCTATCTCTGGTAGTGGACGAAGAAGATTTAACCCAGATAAAGCCTCTTCCAAACTTAGATTACAAGCTGGTCTCTGGTGACTCCTTGTCATGTATTCAAAAAGACTTATTTAAAAGTTTTGATACTTTAGAGCAGTTGGAAGACGAATACCATACAACAACTAATTTAGATAGGAAAAGAAAATTAAAAAGAAAAATTGATGAAGAGATCAAAGAGCTTACAGATGGTCATACAGAATTTGACTTCGAAGTTTACTTCTCAAAAGTAATGCGCAGTGGTGGCTTTGACATTGTAATCGGAAATCCACCGTATATACAGCTGCAAAAGAATGCTGGCTTACTTGCAAAAAAGTATAAAAAATTTAATTACGAAGTGTTTAACAGCATGGGGGATATATACACTCTTTTTTATGAAAAAGGCATAAATCTATTAAAAGAGGGTGGCCATCTTTGTTTTATAACATCAAACAAGTGGATGAGAGCAGGTTATGGAGAAAAGTTAAGAGAGTTTTTTATAAAGCAAAATCCTAAGATTTTAATTGATTTGGGTCCTGGTGTGTTTGAAAGCGCAACAGTAGACACAAACATCTTACTTATACAAAAGAAAGATAATCAAAATAAGCTTACCGCTACCACGCTGCAAAAAGAAGACAAAAAAAATATACTAAATGCAATAGATAAAAAAGGCATACTACTTGAAAAACTCTCTAAAGATGCCTGGTTTATAGGAAGCAGTGCTGAGCAAAGATTAAAAGAAAAGATTGAGCGTCTTGGCAAACCGCTAAAAGAATGGGATGTGAATATTTATCGTGGCATAATAACAGGCTTAAACGAAGCATTTATAATTACCACAGAAAAAAAAGATGAGATACTTACAAACTGCAAAACTGAAGAAGAAAGAGAAAGAACAAACAAAATTATAAAGCCAATTCTTAGAGGAAGGGATATAAAGAGATATTATTATGAGTGGGCGGGGCTGTGGGTTATCGTGATTCCTGCCGGATGGACAAATAATAATAAAGGTAACGAAAATGCACAATCATTTATTGAAAAAACTTTTCCTTCTTTAATGCAACATTTAAAATCCTTTGAAGCAAAGGCAAAAAAAAGAGATGACAAAGGTGATTATTGGTGGGAACTACGCCATTGTGCCTACTACCCCGAGTTTGAGAAGGAGAAGGTGGTGTGGGCAGAAATAGTTAGACAACCGCAATTTTATTTTGACAATGAAAAATTTTATGTTGAAGCAACAAGTTTTTTGATGACTGGTAATAATGTAAAATATATCTGTGGTTTGCTAAATTCAGGGCCAGTAACCTATTTCTTTAAAAATTGGTATGCTGGTGGTGGCTTGGGTAAAGAAGGATACAGATATAAAAAGGCATTTTTGGAAAATTTACCCATTCCCTTTATCACCTCTTCTAACTCTTTGCTGACCAAACGCATCGAGGATCTTCTTGACAAAATCCTTGTCGCCAAAAAAGAGAACCCGCAAGCGAATACTCAGGCTTTTGAAAAAGAAATAGATGAACTGGTTTATAAATTGTATGATTTGACGGAGGATGAAATAAGAATAATAGAGGGAGGGAGATGA
- a CDS encoding PepSY domain-containing protein has translation MNKAKKFAVLALGGILLTTSVAGIATANQYVTGSIKVTQDNEASYADLSNTTVDQAISSALAAQPGKVIKAKLEDENGTLVWNVDVVSNNQMYEVKVDAKDARVLSTGVDQTDNQKESVEEKD, from the coding sequence ATGAACAAAGCAAAAAAATTTGCAGTTCTAGCTCTTGGAGGAATATTACTTACTACTTCAGTAGCAGGAATAGCTACAGCTAATCAGTATGTGACTGGCTCTATCAAGGTTACACAGGACAATGAAGCAAGCTATGCAGACCTGTCGAACACAACAGTTGATCAGGCAATATCCAGTGCACTTGCAGCTCAGCCAGGAAAGGTTATCAAAGCAAAGCTCGAAGATGAAAATGGCACATTGGTCTGGAACGTAGATGTAGTATCAAACAATCAGATGTACGAAGTAAAAGTAGATGCAAAGGACGCCAGAGTCTTAAGCACAGGAGTAGATCAGACAGATAATCAGAAAGAAAGCGTTGAAGAAAAGGATTAA
- a CDS encoding ATP-dependent nuclease: MNWRFLKNEKSQNFFTEKSQIEKEKILDLIDIKENVFKKLNQKLKDFSIDNIDISFIDGKAPFNNAYLSKKEYIDLPVKYLGSGVEMIISLMFLETMASMSKEKLVILIDEPELHLHPSLQYKLSEYLENISKQHQIIVSTHSPIFFKNCIGKDNIQLLVARIENNEVQIEQSKKFDLFPWSPSWGEINYFAFNHPTIEFHDELYGYLQEKSKKYKQTEFEKWLCNKRNSVRKTKKWTKENNGNPKCKEIEVTLPTFIRNKVHHPENQTMKDKNFSDEELKESIKVMIELIKR; the protein is encoded by the coding sequence TTGAATTGGCGATTTTTAAAAAATGAAAAGAGTCAAAATTTCTTTACAGAAAAAAGTCAGATTGAAAAAGAAAAAATACTTGATTTAATTGATATTAAGGAAAATGTATTTAAAAAATTAAATCAAAAACTTAAAGATTTTAGTATTGATAACATAGATATTTCATTTATTGACGGAAAAGCACCATTCAATAATGCCTATTTAAGTAAAAAAGAATATATTGATTTGCCAGTTAAATATCTTGGTTCAGGAGTGGAGATGATAATTTCGCTTATGTTTCTTGAAACAATGGCTTCCATGTCAAAAGAAAAACTTGTTATCCTGATTGATGAACCCGAACTGCATTTACATCCCTCTTTGCAATACAAGCTTTCTGAATATTTAGAGAATATTTCTAAACAACATCAAATTATTGTTTCAACTCATTCGCCAATATTTTTTAAGAATTGCATCGGAAAGGATAATATTCAATTGTTAGTAGCTAGAATTGAGAATAATGAGGTTCAGATTGAACAAAGTAAAAAATTTGATTTATTCCCCTGGAGCCCAAGTTGGGGCGAAATAAATTATTTTGCTTTTAACCACCCTACCATAGAATTTCACGATGAGCTATATGGTTATTTGCAAGAGAAGTCGAAAAAATACAAGCAGACCGAATTTGAAAAGTGGCTTTGTAATAAGCGTAATAGCGTTCGGAAAACTAAAAAATGGACGAAAGAAAATAATGGTAACCCAAAATGCAAAGAAATAGAGGTAACTTTACCAACCTTTATAAGAAATAAAGTTCACCATCCTGAAAATCAAACTATGAAAGACAAAAATTTTAGCGATGAAGAATTAAAAGAATCAATTAAAGTTATGATTGAGTTAATTAAAAGATAA
- a CDS encoding helicase-related protein yields MVKDAEFFDCLVGFFYTSGFYNLYEAFENTKRIRILVGIGTDKITHDLIQYQTSYHQIRELYSDRVKEEIESSENKYEVENGIELFKKWLKSGKIQIRAYPERNLHAKLYIMSFSEDDRDTGRVITGSSNFSQSGLINNLEFNVELKNVSDYKFAKEKFEELWENSVEVSEDYIATVEQKTWLRSDISPYELFLKFLYEYFKRDLEESGELYNLELPDEFLHLEYQKQAVINARRIVEEYGGVFLSDVVGLGKTYMAAMLASQLDGRTLILASPVLIDPENPGSWVNVFREFNLKFEAESIGQLKRIKERFNLDKYKNVIIDESHRFRTEDTVSYTFLSEICRGKRVILVSATPYNNSPKDILSQIKLFQNPRKSTIPGISDLEGFFNNLEKNLKNIDKREDPEEYIEAVKENAYLIREKILKYLMIRRTRSEIERYFSKDLEKNKLKFPQVNDPIALFYELNDEESEIFDETIKLITKKIRYARYTPLLYLKSKDLSAIEKYGQLNMGTFMKVLLVKRLESSFYAFRLTIDRFIDVYKKFIDEFDRGSVYISKKYTNKIFEYIENDDDKAIQRLIEEDKAEKYSSDEFEEKFKEDLKNDFDTFCRIKEIWEKVNRDPKLEKLLEQLNTNKILKDKKLIIFSESKDTVNYISKEIKKNLNKKVLVFSSSSSNNTKNIVIENFDAKAKNKRDDYNILISTEVLSEGVNLHRSNVIINYDIPWNPTRMMQRAGRINRVDTKFDELYVFNFFPTQQSNDQINLKEIAQAKIDAFLTLLGEDAAVLTEGEPIGSHELFGRLTSKNTITGESDLDNSELKYFRLLQDIRENNPDLFQKIKYLPKKARSAKVNKENTGLLTYFRKGKVEKFYLAKRGKSSELDFMSAASLLESAQEEKRVSLPENFYDLLDLNIEQFSQTLDSAEPISTRRGKDKSQTILKYLKAMDKTPLTDTQEQYIEILQEKLEGGAIPKKILSKVLKSIENLKEQKINSLKLLGAVQNAIPERLLKDHYSSSSSDENISNKTEVILSMYLKEG; encoded by the coding sequence TTGGTAAAGGACGCTGAATTTTTCGACTGTCTAGTTGGCTTTTTTTACACAAGCGGCTTTTATAATCTTTATGAGGCCTTTGAGAACACAAAAAGAATTAGAATTTTAGTTGGGATTGGCACAGATAAAATAACTCATGATCTTATTCAATATCAAACCTCCTATCATCAGATAAGAGAGCTATATTCAGATAGGGTGAAAGAAGAGATAGAGAGCTCAGAAAATAAATATGAAGTAGAAAATGGAATTGAACTTTTTAAAAAGTGGCTTAAATCTGGAAAAATTCAGATCAGAGCCTATCCAGAAAGAAATTTACACGCGAAACTATACATAATGAGCTTTTCTGAAGATGACAGGGATACAGGGCGCGTCATAACAGGTTCGAGCAATTTCAGCCAATCCGGCCTGATTAATAATTTAGAATTCAACGTCGAGCTAAAAAATGTTAGCGATTACAAGTTTGCCAAAGAAAAGTTTGAAGAACTTTGGGAAAACTCTGTTGAAGTAAGTGAAGACTATATAGCAACCGTAGAGCAAAAGACATGGCTAAGAAGTGACATATCCCCTTATGAATTATTTTTAAAATTTTTATACGAATACTTCAAGCGCGATTTGGAAGAGTCAGGCGAGCTATACAATTTAGAGCTTCCAGATGAATTTTTACACCTTGAATATCAAAAGCAGGCTGTCATAAACGCAAGGCGTATCGTGGAAGAATACGGAGGGGTCTTCCTGTCTGACGTTGTGGGGCTTGGCAAAACCTATATGGCAGCAATGCTTGCCTCACAGCTTGATGGCAGAACTCTTATATTAGCCTCTCCTGTTCTAATAGATCCCGAAAATCCTGGCTCATGGGTAAACGTGTTCAGGGAGTTTAACTTAAAATTCGAAGCAGAATCCATTGGGCAATTAAAAAGGATAAAGGAAAGATTCAACCTTGATAAGTACAAAAATGTCATAATAGACGAGTCTCACAGGTTCAGAACTGAAGACACAGTCTCTTATACCTTTCTTTCTGAAATATGTCGTGGCAAAAGGGTAATATTGGTTAGTGCAACTCCATATAACAATTCTCCAAAGGATATCCTGTCTCAGATAAAACTATTTCAAAATCCACGAAAGAGCACAATACCAGGCATATCAGATTTAGAGGGTTTCTTTAACAATCTGGAAAAAAATTTAAAAAATATAGACAAAAGGGAAGACCCAGAAGAGTACATCGAAGCAGTTAAGGAAAACGCATATCTCATAAGAGAAAAAATTTTAAAATATCTTATGATAAGGCGAACAAGAAGCGAGATAGAAAGGTATTTTTCTAAAGACTTAGAAAAAAATAAATTAAAATTCCCTCAGGTAAACGATCCAATAGCTCTATTTTATGAGTTAAACGACGAAGAAAGCGAAATTTTTGACGAAACCATAAAATTAATAACCAAAAAAATTCGCTACGCAAGGTACACCCCACTTCTTTACTTGAAATCAAAAGATCTCTCGGCCATAGAAAAATATGGACAGCTAAATATGGGTACATTTATGAAAGTGCTACTTGTAAAGAGACTGGAGAGCTCTTTTTATGCATTTCGACTAACGATAGATCGCTTTATAGATGTCTATAAAAAATTTATAGATGAATTTGATAGAGGAAGTGTATATATTAGCAAAAAGTATACCAATAAAATATTCGAATATATAGAAAATGACGATGACAAAGCTATTCAGAGGTTAATAGAAGAAGATAAGGCTGAAAAATATTCAAGCGATGAGTTTGAAGAAAAATTTAAAGAAGATCTAAAAAATGATTTCGATACTTTTTGCAGGATAAAAGAGATATGGGAAAAGGTTAATAGAGATCCAAAGCTTGAAAAGCTCCTTGAACAATTAAATACAAATAAAATTTTGAAGGATAAGAAATTAATAATTTTTAGCGAATCAAAAGATACAGTAAATTATATTTCAAAAGAGATTAAAAAAAATCTTAATAAAAAAGTGCTGGTATTCAGCAGCTCATCAAGCAATAATACAAAAAACATCGTTATAGAGAACTTTGATGCCAAAGCGAAGAATAAAAGAGACGACTACAATATACTCATTTCTACTGAAGTGTTGTCTGAAGGCGTGAACCTACATAGGTCAAACGTGATCATAAACTATGATATCCCATGGAACCCCACAAGGATGATGCAGCGAGCAGGCAGAATAAACAGAGTTGATACGAAATTTGATGAACTATATGTTTTTAATTTCTTCCCCACCCAACAGTCAAACGATCAGATTAACCTCAAAGAAATAGCACAGGCCAAAATTGATGCCTTTCTCACACTACTTGGTGAAGATGCAGCAGTGCTAACTGAGGGTGAACCAATAGGCTCACATGAACTATTTGGAAGATTGACTTCAAAAAATACAATTACTGGAGAAAGCGATTTAGACAATAGCGAATTAAAATACTTTAGACTTCTTCAAGATATCAGGGAAAACAATCCAGATCTGTTCCAAAAAATTAAATACCTGCCAAAAAAGGCAAGAAGTGCGAAGGTTAATAAAGAAAACACTGGTTTGCTCACTTATTTCAGAAAAGGCAAGGTTGAGAAATTTTACCTTGCAAAAAGAGGCAAATCAAGCGAATTAGATTTTATGAGCGCAGCATCCCTTCTGGAAAGCGCACAAGAAGAAAAAAGAGTAAGTCTGCCTGAAAATTTTTATGATCTTTTAGACTTAAACATAGAACAATTCTCACAAACCTTAGACAGCGCTGAACCCATTTCCACAAGAAGAGGTAAGGATAAATCCCAAACTATATTAAAATATCTTAAAGCAATGGACAAAACTCCTCTTACAGATACGCAAGAACAATATATAGAAATTTTGCAAGAGAAATTAGAAGGTGGCGCAATTCCTAAAAAGATTTTAAGCAAAGTATTAAAATCTATAGAAAACCTAAAAGAGCAAAAGATAAATTCTTTAAAGCTTCTGGGCGCAGTGCAAAATGCTATACCTGAAAGGTTACTAAAAGATCACTACTCAAGCTCTTCATCTGATGAAAACATCTCAAATAAAACAGAAGTAATTTTGTCCATGTATCTAAAGGAGGGGTAA
- a CDS encoding response regulator transcription factor gives MRILIVEDEKTLANLIKKGFEEEKFAVDVAYNGEDGLFFAKNNTYDAIVLDIMLPIIDGISLLKELREENISTPVIILTAKDSVKDKVLGLDSGSDDYLTKPFSFEELLSRVKALIRRKFAASSPIIKICDLVIDTAEKTVKRGNKRIDLSAKEYALLEYLALNKNKVISRTAIIEHLYDEDFDLYSNVIDVFINRIRNKIDKNFDKKLIHTFRGIGYSLKE, from the coding sequence ATGAGAATTTTGATAGTAGAAGATGAAAAAACTCTTGCAAATTTAATAAAAAAGGGCTTTGAGGAAGAAAAATTTGCTGTAGACGTCGCATACAACGGCGAAGATGGGCTTTTTTTTGCTAAAAATAATACTTATGATGCTATAGTACTTGACATTATGCTTCCCATAATTGATGGCATTAGCTTACTGAAAGAATTAAGAGAAGAAAATATCTCAACTCCAGTTATTATACTTACAGCCAAAGATTCAGTAAAGGATAAGGTTTTAGGTTTAGACAGCGGCTCTGACGACTACCTTACAAAACCATTTTCATTTGAAGAGCTACTTTCCAGGGTAAAAGCTTTAATAAGGCGAAAATTTGCTGCATCAAGCCCAATAATAAAGATTTGTGATCTGGTAATTGACACAGCAGAAAAAACAGTCAAGAGAGGTAACAAGAGAATTGATCTTAGTGCAAAGGAATATGCACTTCTTGAATATCTAGCCTTAAACAAAAACAAAGTAATAAGTCGAACAGCAATAATTGAACACCTATACGATGAAGACTTTGATTTATATAGTAACGTTATAGACGTATTTATAAATAGAATCAGGAACAAAATTGATAAAAATTTTGATAAAAAATTAATCCATACATTTCGTGGCATTGGTTATAGCTTAAAAGAGTGA
- a CDS encoding DUF3644 domain-containing protein: protein MRGEPIKVKQLLQKARDSAILAVEFYNKPAVSFKSGGYITMMCIAWTSLFHAYFLKNKIKPFYREKNSDQKKPRFEQIIEKLPDDQEIKENKWWELQECVKQYFKDNNPPVRKNLEFFIPLRNKIVHRNLPELDDSIFGECQALLINFNNFMEQNFGEKYSIKNSLSFSLQLARSPKNFIEASKNELKKNDAQKIVNFIKTYRSSLTTDQFESPEYSFKALLIQVRNHGSRDALALEFINEKDLTEEQKEKLKIGTVLIKEKKELIDGIPNNFQWTYKELRKEIKTKCPHIKQTMFNKLNRYLRERYKNKLAYERVHNPKSEKKASTWYYDPKIIEEFKKIYPPITPSNEQLVKRIEDLVDKIDAAKKENPQADTQAFEKEIDQLVHNINYIT from the coding sequence ATGAGAGGCGAACCTATCAAAGTAAAACAATTACTTCAAAAAGCAAGGGATTCAGCAATACTTGCGGTTGAATTTTATAATAAGCCTGCTGTTTCTTTTAAATCAGGAGGCTATATAACAATGATGTGTATTGCCTGGACATCTCTATTTCATGCATACTTCTTGAAGAATAAGATAAAACCCTTCTATAGAGAGAAAAATAGTGATCAAAAAAAACCAAGGTTTGAACAAATAATTGAGAAATTGCCAGATGATCAAGAGATAAAAGAAAACAAATGGTGGGAGTTGCAGGAGTGTGTTAAACAATATTTTAAAGATAATAACCCACCGGTAAGAAAAAATTTAGAGTTTTTTATTCCATTGAGAAATAAGATTGTTCATCGAAACCTTCCAGAACTTGATGATAGTATTTTTGGGGAATGTCAAGCACTGCTTATTAACTTTAATAATTTTATGGAGCAAAATTTTGGTGAAAAATATTCTATCAAAAATTCACTTTCCTTTAGTTTACAATTGGCACGGTCACCAAAAAATTTTATAGAAGCATCAAAAAATGAATTAAAAAAGAATGATGCTCAAAAAATTGTAAACTTTATAAAAACTTATCGGTCATCGCTGACTACAGATCAGTTTGAATCACCTGAGTACTCATTTAAAGCTTTGCTTATCCAAGTAAGAAATCATGGAAGCAGAGATGCTTTAGCATTGGAATTTATAAATGAAAAAGATTTAACAGAGGAACAAAAAGAAAAACTGAAAATTGGAACGGTACTAATAAAAGAAAAAAAAGAGTTGATTGATGGCATACCTAACAATTTTCAATGGACATATAAAGAATTGCGAAAAGAAATAAAGACAAAATGCCCACATATTAAACAAACTATGTTTAACAAACTTAATAGATATTTAAGAGAAAGATATAAGAACAAACTTGCTTATGAAAGAGTACATAATCCTAAAAGTGAAAAAAAAGCTTCTACATGGTATTATGATCCTAAAATTATTGAAGAATTTAAAAAAATATATCCTCCCATCACCCCTTCCAACGAGCAGTTGGTCAAACGCATAGAGGATCTTGTTGACAAAATCGATGCTGCCAAGAAAGAGAACCCACAAGCAGATACTCAGGCTTTTGAAAAGGAAATCGACCAACTTGTGCATAATATAAATTATATAACTTAA
- a CDS encoding AAA family ATPase, translating into MINEVEIENFRSIKSQKIKLENFNIIIGDNGTGKTSVLEAINFALSPSFLSGKVKHTDFYNGEDNPIKIKIGFQENLKVQLPDGYTKQEIPFKQVLLQIKFRERKTPKKAFSDLVVIEHRIEPSDTISKTSKGWSIKRKNGRDFKFREQLLSLNIIETKDLPRSFYFNKGRDK; encoded by the coding sequence ATGATAAACGAAGTTGAAATAGAAAACTTTCGTTCAATAAAAAGTCAGAAAATTAAGTTGGAAAATTTTAATATCATTATTGGTGACAATGGAACTGGTAAAACATCAGTTCTTGAAGCAATAAACTTTGCTTTATCACCATCATTTTTGTCTGGAAAAGTTAAGCACACAGATTTTTATAATGGTGAAGACAATCCTATAAAAATAAAAATTGGATTTCAAGAAAATTTAAAAGTACAGCTTCCAGATGGATACACAAAACAAGAAATCCCTTTTAAACAAGTTTTATTACAAATAAAATTCAGAGAACGCAAAACACCAAAGAAAGCATTTTCAGATTTAGTAGTGATTGAGCATAGAATTGAACCATCAGATACAATATCGAAAACTTCTAAAGGGTGGTCTATTAAAAGAAAAAATGGAAGAGATTTTAAATTTAGAGAACAACTTTTATCTTTGAATATAATTGAAACAAAGGATTTGCCAAGAAGTTTTTATTTCAACAAAGGCAGAGATAAGTAA